The Cryptococcus gattii WM276 chromosome K, complete sequence genome contains the following window.
CCAGATGCCTTGCTGGATGCGATCTGAAccccatcctcctcctcctcttgCTCTTCCGCTGTTTCCCACTTCGGCGACCATTTGTCCACTGCTGCCTTTACTTTTGTTTGCGAATATGGAGTCCTCATTGTCGCTGACAAAACGAGAGACAGTGGCCATTCTGGCACAAGATCGACCGCAACATCATCTGTGAGATTAGGAGAGTCGAGTGTGCGAGTTTTAATACATCTTTTGAGATTAGGAACGAGTTCATCAGTGTAGCCGGCCTCCCCCCGGAATCTTCCGTGCCATAATCTTTTCAGAGCAGTAGACCAGTATCTATCCAATTCTTCGTCACTAGGGGGGGGCTCCAATTCCAAAAGATCTCTCATGCGAGTGTTGCAAACATCTTCAGGCAGTCTGGGTGGCAATGATTCAGGCTGTCTGCCAGACCGAGCTCGACTGTTGCGAGCTCGGCTCATAATGGTATAGTAAACAGCAAGACAGAATAGAAGGCTTTTGTTGATTGTTAGAGGTTGAAAGGCAGCGATAGATGCGTAAATAAAATATCACTTGAATATGCGGTATTACTCTAAttccttctttccgttGATCAAAATGTCTATTATTGTTCACTGGAACCCAGGACCTGGGACAAGGCGAGCTGCAAAGTAGTGTCCTCATAGTGGCGGTCGCCGATTTTTACGAATGTCCCAGCGGGCCTGAAACGTTAGTCCCTCCTCCCTAAAATATAACGGAGATCGTTACGTAAATGGGGAAACTCAGAAGGCATGCAACTGGTACTTCACTCTGATAATGCCAGCGCCAACGCCAGCGCCGAGGACGAAGACGAAACCAAGTCCCGATCATCAGCTCCCACTTTCTTACGCAGCGTTCATCAACATGGAAGGACCAGCCTTGACATCGATATCGATGAAACATCAGAGGATATCATCTTACTTTTGATTGGAATTTGCTTCGGCGCTGATAGGCACCAACCTTAGtcagaaggaagaagaggatgggGATAGATCTTTTAGGCATAAGCTTAGCATTTCAACCCGAACCCACAGATCTAGCCAACTCCAAAGCCCCGACACCCTTCAGCACCGCTGTTTCCACCAACTTAGGCACCCCAAACCAACCGTCCAAGGAGCCCAAATCTGGAAAAGCGAAGCAGTCGACAATGTTGATTGCAGCGTTTAAGAAGAAGGCAATGCGCGATCTAGAGGAACAGAGGATATTACAACAGGAGGAAGGCTCAATCATCGTTTTCTGGAAAGAGGCACCCAATACTGACACCGAGAAAAATGAGGAACTCGACGAAGAGGGGTAAGGGAGCAATGGTGACGGTCTTCCGGCAGACGAAGGAAGGGTTAGTGGATAAGGAAGAGAGGTCCGGCTTaatgaaagagaagaaaagcTAGACGAACTAAGGGAACGGCTCATAAGTAAAGGAAACAGGACAGAGTCAGTTCTTGAGGAGCCCAAAGTTAACAAACCAATCTCCAGACACCGACCCAACAAAGCGCCTTCAAACGAAATTCACAGTCCCATGGATCCAATATTGACGAAGGAGGCGAAGGCAAAGGCACTGGCAAAGGCAACGGCAACGGCCACGCGAAAGGCAGGATACCCTCGACCAAGTAGCCATACACATTTGAACACTCAATTTCAACATTGAATTCATTCCTGAAGATACTTCAAGTACTATATCTGGAAGCattgatgatgaaaaggaCGGTTTGATATGTTTGAAGACTGATGAGTCTCCAGAGCTTCAGGAGGATATAACTGAAAAGAATACCATAACGTCATCGAGCTTCAATGATGCGTCGAAAACCGAGAGCCAGAGATCGACCGAACCAGGCCTACCGCAGGCACCTAGAAAATCTAAAGGCCAGAGACGATGAGAAGCAGTaagaaacaaaaaagaTTACAGACGAAGCTgagaagggaaaaggaaggcTGATACCTGAATTTCAGCTGCTTCTATAGTATGTCTTTACACTTGTCCCCAAAGCCCAACCTCTATTTATTGACGATTTTCTAGACCGCCTGACAAGGTAGCCCGGGTGTTGTACAAAAATGGCTTCGCCGAAGTCCCATTTTACTGCCCCGAAGTCGTCCCAGGTCGGACACATAAACAACTATTCGCAAACCGCTTCATTCCCCGAAGCAAAACATTCGTCAAGGAACCGCGCCTCATCACTCTCAGCGATGTTTTCACTCCAGCTGAGGAAGCCTCTAGTTGTACACCTGATATCAAGACTGGGATCAGTGCGCTTGCGAACGCCAGACCCGAATTGGGGGGCTCTACGGGCGGATGAGCACAAATAGAATACCGCAAGGCGACATGGGTAGGGTACGGGTTTTTGAGAAGATACGCCAAGTGGCATATTCTTATGATGCGAATGCCAGGTTTCTATAGGCTCAAAATCATTTTCTGAGTTGTAAGTCTCAACCTCTTCGTTCATCTCACAAGACTGACTACATTCCTTTCTCTAGTCCTTGTCGCGATAGTCGATATCCCCGAAACCAGAAACTCTCTGTCCGACTTGAAAACGCTTTTCACATTTCCTCCATCCAGAGGGAAAAGATCTACCAAATGAACGTTGCTTCATGCACCCGCCGCCTCTGCTCCTCACCGCCTCCTTCCGGCCGCCATTCTGACGAAAACCGACAACCCTACCACCGCCTACTCGCCTCTTACTCCATTGGAATTCTTGAAGGTCAAgttttttcttttttcctAGGGTGTCAAAAAGCCACTAGTCAGGCCATCTTGCACAAACGAAACAAAGCAAAACCATCAGTTCGGCGGTACCGTATCACAAGGACCCCGGAACACTCTCATTATCCATTACAGCGTGACCTATATATTATCGTTAATACGTTAGTTGAATCAGCATGCCACATATTTGTACATCAGTAGTGGTGCTACACGTTGATGGCAAGCACGGAGATGGTTAGATCAACGACCAATAAAAGATTCCAGAATCGGAGGTTTTCACGTCTTTCCAATCACTCTTAAGGACCCAGGTTATTCCTTTTGGCTCCTTTCCGTCTGTTGATCTCGTGTTCGTTTCGTTTCTAGACATTTCGCAGAGTGCGGCATTAGACTTCCAATTTATGCCTCCGTCCCCTCAAATTAATTCTTCCCTCCTGCTCGGCTCACTACCCGACACTCTAATAAAACGATGCGTTATTGTGTTTTGCGCATAGAGAATACTGTGCCCAAAGAAAACAGGTCCATACATAAATGGAATGGAATTGTTTTTTATAATGATAGTGATTTGGTTCGTCAGATTTAAGGGGACTGAACCATACCCTACTGAACCATACCCTTGCCCTTGTAGCCCTCGGAGGAGACACCGGACTGTTGAGAGAGTGGAGCGTTAGCAAGAGATTTTTTGTCGCAGGGAGGGCGAGGACgaggggaagagaagaacATACGATAGGGTTCATGTTCTGAGACTTCATGTATTCGGTCATTTGCTCCTGGTACTCGGTGGTCATAGTCCTAGGAGGAGGAGCCGCTACACAGAGGAGAATACATCAGCATGTGACCATATACAAATCGTTCCAAACAAGGCCCCATAGCCCAACTCCGACTAGCGCCGACCGCCTTTGGACGCAAGATAGGGATAGGGTATGGGTCCAGGGAACGAAAAGGAGACGTACCCTGTGAACGGGCAAAAGCGAAGACACCGTAAGCAACGGCGACAAGGGCAGTGACACCGACAAAGACCTTGAGAGAGTGTCCGGGCTCGTTGGTGGGGGTTCGGGGACCGTGGGGGCCGAAAGCGACAAAGTAGGCTGTTTGAGAAGGGCGATTGGTTTGGGGTTTGGGGGAAGGTGTACGGATGCATGGATAGAAGAAATTGAGAGCGCGAGTTGATAGGTGTGAAGGTGGAAAGAGCGAGAAAACGCAAGATCAGCCAGGCTCCAACAGCATATAGTTTTCCCACGCCAAAGACGCATTGGCCAAGTGGATATGCATGGATTTCCGTTTCCATGCATCAACACCTGCCCCGGTACCCCTCCTCTATTCTCCAGCAGGCCCATACACCTGACATGCATTGCAGAGTGATGTTACGTCAACCGTGCAATATCCCAACCAATGACATTTTGTCGAACCGTCACGTCCGCTTGCGCCCGATAGTTTTTCCCCGTTCCTCCTAAGCCCTCCCGAAACGCAGCTAGAATGAACAGATGCACAACTCACcggccttcttctcatctATTGTGAGCTCCTTCCAGTTCTTCTTTTGGAGCTGCTCGAGTTGCTGGTAGACCTCGTATTGCTCCTCGGCAGGGAGGGTCTTCCAACTGGCCTCGATGTTACCGAGAATGGGGGCGGAGGCGTTTGAGCGGGTGGAAGTGACGGAGACGGAGGGGGCAGCGGTGGCGAATCGCCTGACGGAGAGGGGGGCGAGGGCGGATCGGAGCCTGAGGGCGGACATGGTGATGATTTTGGGTGAGTGGTGAGTGGGGGAGAGTTGGAGAACGAGGGCGAGGTATATGCAGCCAAGGTGATAGGGCAGGAGCGGACAGTACCCGGCGTTAAAAAAAACTCCGAGGGAGGCAACTGCAGTCCGACTCTTTCCGCGACGCATAACTCGGCCTCTGGTCCGATATTCCTACCGCCAGCCAATTCACGTATGTCTCTTTCAAATAGTTCAATTCAATGAGTCTTGCCCTTGAACAGGGGACAAGTGCATGCATGTCCACTAGACAGATGGGCCTCTCAAACGCACAAAACTAGACAGTCACTTCCTGTCGTCAAAGGCCGCATCCCGCATCAGACCTGCCATCATGGGACAGCCATTTTATTTTGATCCCGCTTCTCTCGCGCTTCTTGCTTTTCGTAATATATCACTCCGAATTTCTGCAGGAAATACAAATACTTCGAGCCACGTAACTTAGCAAACACGAGCATGGTCCTGAAGGACGACGATAACAAAGTCAACATATCCCAACACCTTTGATGATACGATACTCTGTGATGGAATGGATAATGTTTCGTATATTATAAAGACAGAACACGGGAGGCCTGCTCTGTTCCTTGGCTGTAACGGGCTGCTTGATGATAGAAAATAATCAACTCCGAAGTAACTACTGATGGCACTATTTGTACTTGCTTACAACAAGTACTGAAATCGACTTCGTTCTCAGATAACAACTGCGGATCTGATTATATAATGCCGTCTACAATCAGTAGATCTAGATGCAGCAAGTGAAGAGATGTTGCTTAAATATAGGAGATAAAAAAGCAGCTGGAGGAAAAAAGATGCTGGACATTGATGTTAAATAAGAGACACAGTTCTGGTCAAGTGTTGAGTCACATTAGTAAACATTATTAATGTTCTTACTGTAGCTTGCAATGAGGGTGGCGAGGCCATAACTCAGTTGGCGAGTGTATCAGAGCAGTGCGTGAGCAGAACAAAGCAGCAGCAATCACGATGGAAGCAAATGATGACATCCTCGACGAACTGGAAATGCAAAAAGAACCAACAAAGGTGGAGGTTGAAAGGCAGAGAACGAAGTGGAGGCATCCATAGACCGTGCATATCGGCGATAATTCATGATTCACCAAACTCCGAGTGTAAAACCGCGCCACGCCGCACTGTCTTTTCTCGACATCTTCCATACAAACGGCCTAACGCCGAAATGCCGGACGCGCTCGCTCTCTTGCACACCAGCCAGCCGGCGGATTCACCGAAAGACTCCTCACATTCTCCCAACTTGTTTCTTTCATCCATCAAGCTTCGGCCTTTTCCCCCCAACCACTTTCCGAAACCGAAACTTCCTCCTACACCAAGGACGGAACAGGACAAGAACCGACTTTTTAACGGAAGGATTCTTCAAAAAACCAACAAAAAAGATTGATCAAGATGGCCGCTATCCAGGCTCTTCCTACTGAGGTGCAGAAGGTTGCGAACGAGGGGACTGTCAAGCTTTTCGGCAAGTGGGAAGCTGAGGGGTGAGTGGTGCTTTCCATTTCATGGAGAAGAATACGATTGGCAGAAGGGGAGCAGAGTTTGAGACGATGAGCTGGAGGCTGAAAGAGGCGAGGAGAATGAGCAAGCTGCGCGGTtgaagaatgggaagatTGGGATTCGCAGAGACTAACGCTGTCCTACAGTGTCGAGGTCAAGGACATCTCTCTCCAGGACTACATCAACGTTAACCACGCTGTCTACGTCCGTGAGTAACACATCTCGTCTTTGTGTCAAAAGTCACAATCTTACAATAACTGTCAGCCCACACTGCTGGCCGATACGCCAAGAAGCAGTTCGCCAAGGGCCGTATGCCCATTGTCGAGCGACTCGTCAACGCGTGAGTCGATTTTGCAAGAATGCGATAAAAGAGTGGTAGCTGATTGGGATTTGGATATAGTCTCATGATGAACGGCCGAAACAACGGTAAGAAGATCATGGCCGTCCGAATCGTCCAACACGCTTTCGAGATCATCCACCTCGTCACCGAACAGAACCCTATCCAGGTTCTTGGTGAGTTTTTGATTTCTGTGCGGTAGCAGTTGGATAATGGCTGATTGTCATTACAGTTGACGCTATCATCAACACCGGTCCCCGAGAAGACTCTACCCGAATCGGTTCCCAGGGTACCGTCCGTCGACAGGCTGTCGACGTCTCTCCCTTGAGGCGAGTCAACCAGGCTATCTCTCTCTTGACCATCGGTGTAAGTTTCATGTCCTTTGTCCACTCAATTCTCCGCCACTGACAATTTCTTTCAGACCCGAGAGTCCGCCTTCCACAACTCCAAGTCCGTCTCCGAGTGTCTCGCCGACGAGCTTGTCAACGCCGCCAAGGGCTCTTCCAACTCTTACGCcatcaagaagaaggacgagCTCGAGCGTGTCGCCAAGTCTAACCGTTAATTTTCGCCAATATACCAATTTTTATATGGTCTTACGGAGAATGTTGGCAGTTGGTCGTtggatggggatggggagTATTGTAGGAGGGCCTGTGGATGGAATAGGCTTTTATTCTGGCTTTTGGCTCGCTGGCATCTGCATCAATTCAGAACAACTTCAAACGTCTATGTGCATGTGGAATGCTGACTGTCGTTTTATCCGTGTCGGTACTGATGGTCTTCGGCGCTGACGTGAAGAGCTTTGGTGAATTAGCTGCCTGTGCTGGCTAATATTGCAGATTAATTCTGTATTTACATTCGGCAAGGACACTTTAGCGGCTAGCTTCGCATTGACCATGACATTACCTCCAAGATGGCCCATCGTCACGCTACCGTCAGCCTACAATAGAAAACTCTTTGGCGGCACTTGGTCTGAGCATACGCTGTCATTAATAATCGTCTGGAAGCACCATCACAGAGGATGGCGTATATGAATACTCGACAAGTGCTTAGTAGACTGAGACTTCCAGGACCAAATGGATTCATTGGACTCATCGGATTTAAAATGTTCATAGAACCCGTAGGACCTATAGCGCTAGAACTAGGAGGCACCTGGAGGATATTCGGatcatccttcttcataGAAATTTTGAATGTCTTCGTCAACGATTTTTTGAAAAATCGCCGATTGTGACGAGGAGCTGTTCAACAAGAATTGTCTGACCTTAAAGGGTTTGAATTTTGGTGGCTCTATACTGGTTGAGGAAAAGCCAGAACATGGTACTGCCTTGAAACATTAATTCCCATGTAGCTTCATCTCTGATACTAGTGGTCCGTTATGGGACAATAGACATTATTAACTCCACCACGTTTCAATGATACCAGATAAAACGTGCCTGAATTGTCCTATGATGCCAGAACGTGAAAGGACAGTCGGAAAATCGTGTAAACGGTGGTGGTTCTCCCTTTCTTAGCTTTATGTGCCAGCCTCTTTGTTGGGCTTTTCGGTGGTGATGGATGGGATGAAACTGTTCATTCACCGGCGCTTATGGGCTTGAGTTCTTAACAGAACTAAGTGAAGCGTTGGACTATACTTGTTTGGCGAACGTTGACTAGAGGACTTGCGGCAATTCCATGTATTGACATGTATTGACAGTAAGATTCAGATTGGGCTGTTCTGTTTGTCCATCTTGAGATACCAGTTTCCTCCTGTCCTGGCGATCGCATCACTGCCACCATCACTTTCATAAGCAGTCTCAACAGGCTCCCGGCCCTCGTCTTTCAACCTCGCATAAAATCGTCTTATTGACCCGAATTCGGCGTTGAGCTTGATGGTTTCAGAGGGAATATTTTCGGCAAATAGAGGCAGTCAACTGGCTGACAAAAATATTATGGAGAATGTAGGGATAGTAAATGAGGTTGCCCCTGGTGTGTCGGGAGAAGGGGCCGGCAGGGCCAGTAGAACTCGTTGACGTGGGACATGGTGCTCTATGTCAACTGGTAGTTGGAAGTGTTGCCTCCAGTATACCCTACCAAGGACAATGAAAGGAACTGGCAGGTCGTAAATTCGCACCAATGTTTATATTGGTGTCTCGGAGTGTGCTCGACATCACCCATCATGATCAGTCGTTGAAGATTATCAGTTGCGGATCACTCAACGGACATCGCACGGATAATAACTTAATTGACGCTTGCTTTGGTGCGTAAACATGTACATGTCTATTGATGCTGTAAGGAGTTAGGAGTCGATACCCACTGTCTGCAATATTAATAAACGTGAGAATGAACGGGATGGGGTTTGAAACCATCTGATGAAACAAAGAACCAAATAAATCTTTTTGGGCTACTCGCGAGATGGAACCGGCATCTTCAAACGAGCAGCGTTAACGTCTGACATCCCACTGTACTCTTCATATAAACTTCCGGGGCTTTTCATGAGATTCCACGGCATCCTTTGAGCCTTGGGAGATATGAGATTGCATGACCTGTGAGAAATATGGCCACGTACTAAACATTTAACTCTGGAAGCGTCATTTGATCTTTCTGGCATCTTGATGCTCCTCCTTGGCCTGccttctgcttcttcctACTGCACCCGTGTCAACGGACCAACCTCTGGCTCTGGGCGGACTAAGAGCGAAAACAAGGGAAAGCTGGTCTAGGTTTGTTGGCGAGGGTACTACGTTCTCAAGAGTGGATTGGATGTGTGATGTTGTTGATCCTGGAGGGTATATACTCCCGGACTTACATTGAGGAATATatgaagaaaggaaaaTCAACCAAAGAACTCGTTTCTatataatatatatatatatatatatatatatatatccTAACCTCCATTCGGGTCCTCTCTCCACCGCAAGATCTCAATGAAACTGTAACAACCCGATGGTGTCATTACCTTACCGTAATATTTTTTATCATCGGCGGCCCCGCTTGACACATGCTACGGTATGTGAGGCTAAATGCGAATGAGTTAGTATGTGATTATCACCCGTGCTTAAGTCAACGCGATGTGAGATATTCAGTTTGATAAGCCAGCAGTACAGATGAGCGATAACGAAGCAAAAGTCAGAAAGATGTTCCGTTTCAAAGGCTGGTAACTTTTTGAACGAGTCGACTATTAGTTTAGAGGGGCTTGTCGCAAAAACCGTCGAGAAGATTGTGTCGAGCCTCCTATTAGTTAGTCACTCGCTGCAGTCAAAAATACGCCCAAAGATGAATCTGTCCCGGAGCAGGCTGGATTTTAGGGGTTAGGTTGCGATAGTAGCTGACGACGCATGCTCTGCATGATGTTTATTTCCAAGCTTTTTCCTCGACGATGCACCGCGATGACACGCACGGGGGCCATGTGCGTGCGGTATAACCTCCAACCGAGGAGGTGCCTTGAATTTGATTCCTGCGCCATCTACCCCCGTCTTTTTTTTAGGGCGGCTTA
Protein-coding sequences here:
- a CDS encoding Cytochrome c oxidase subunit V, putative (Similar to TIGR gene model, XP_567751.1), whose product is MSALRLRSALAPLSVRRFATAAPSVSVTSTRSNASAPILGNIEASWKTLPAEEQYEVYQQLEQLQKKNWKELTIDEKKAAYFVAFGPHGPRTPTNEPGHSLKVFVGVTALVAVAYGVFAFARSQAAPPPRTMTTEYQEQMTEYMKSQNMNPISGVSSEGYKGKGMVQ
- a CDS encoding 40S ribosomal protein s5-1, putative (Similar to TIGR gene model, INSD accession AAW46398.1), whose translation is MAAIQALPTEVQKVANEGTVKLFGKWEAEGVEVKDISLQDYINVNHAVYVPHTAGRYAKKQFAKGRMPIVERLVNALMMNGRNNGKKIMAVRIVQHAFEIIHLVTEQNPIQVLVDAIINTGPREDSTRIGSQGTVRRQAVDVSPLRRVNQAISLLTIGTRESAFHNSKSVSECLADELVNAAKGSSNSYAIKKKDELERVAKSNR